One segment of Deltaproteobacteria bacterium DNA contains the following:
- a CDS encoding type II toxin-antitoxin system HicB family antitoxin, which translates to MKNAMTYKGYVARVEFDPEDRIFFGRLAGIRDIISFHGETVNELETAFKEAVDHYLDTCAELGEKPNKPYSGKLTLRIPPSIHAAIATAAETSGKSLNKWVADTLDQVIHAQ; encoded by the coding sequence ATGAAAAACGCCATGACTTACAAAGGCTATGTCGCCCGTGTTGAGTTTGACCCAGAAGACCGTATTTTCTTTGGTCGCCTTGCAGGCATTCGCGACATTATCAGCTTTCACGGCGAGACAGTGAATGAGCTGGAAACAGCTTTCAAGGAAGCTGTTGACCATTATCTTGACACTTGCGCCGAACTGGGAGAAAAACCGAACAAGCCATACTCCGGCAAGTTGACCCTGCGCATTCCGCCCAGTATTCATGCCGCAATTGCCACTGCAGCTGAGACCAGCGGCAAAAGCCTCAACAAATGGGTTGCT
- a CDS encoding antibiotic biosynthesis monooxygenase, translating to MAVKVVIRRIIPEHRAEDLKPLLRELRTMAMLQPGYISGETLRRLDKPDEFLVISTWESAEDWNRWAKSQERNEVQGKIDTVLGGKTEFGIFHHEFSE from the coding sequence ATGGCTGTCAAAGTAGTCATCAGACGAATTATTCCAGAACACAGGGCTGAAGATTTAAAACCACTTCTCAGAGAGCTTCGAACCATGGCTATGCTCCAGCCCGGTTATATTTCTGGAGAAACATTACGACGACTCGATAAGCCTGACGAGTTTCTTGTCATCAGTACTTGGGAGTCGGCAGAGGACTGGAACAGATGGGCAAAAAGTCAGGAAAGAAACGAAGTGCAGGGCAAAATAGACACAGTGCTTGGTGGAAAAACGGAATTTGGAATCTTTCATCATGAATTTTCCGAATGA